One stretch of Niallia sp. XMNu-256 DNA includes these proteins:
- the fdhD gene encoding formate dehydrogenase accessory sulfurtransferase FdhD — protein MSQELLVTNQVLRYENGKVQLVEDTIVTEYPITIVLNGEEFATLVCSPEDLEDLVVGFLASEGIISRYEDIKDIQIIELTGKAIVTTHRVNKLNEKFHSKRIVSSCCGKSRQSFYFYNDARTVKPIETKEKVISIGDCFRLMDTMQNSSTIFQETGGVHNAALCDKNGIIVAKTDIGRHNALDKIYGYCLKHSISMEDKVIVFSGRISSEVLIKVAKIKCGVVLSKSAPTELSLRLANELGITAVGFIRKKALNVYTNPERIIGLEGEEIVQQHASCALN, from the coding sequence ATGAGTCAGGAACTACTTGTAACTAACCAAGTGTTACGTTATGAAAACGGGAAGGTTCAACTTGTCGAGGATACGATCGTTACAGAGTATCCAATTACGATTGTTTTAAATGGGGAAGAATTCGCAACACTTGTCTGTAGCCCAGAAGATCTTGAGGACCTTGTAGTTGGATTTTTGGCATCAGAGGGGATCATTAGTCGTTATGAGGATATTAAAGACATTCAAATTATTGAATTAACTGGAAAAGCAATTGTGACGACACATCGAGTGAATAAATTAAATGAAAAATTCCACTCCAAGCGAATTGTATCTTCTTGCTGTGGAAAAAGCCGCCAAAGCTTTTATTTCTATAATGATGCAAGAACCGTAAAGCCAATTGAAACGAAGGAGAAAGTCATTTCTATAGGGGATTGTTTTCGCCTCATGGATACAATGCAAAATTCCTCTACGATTTTCCAGGAAACAGGTGGTGTCCATAATGCGGCACTATGTGATAAAAATGGAATTATTGTCGCGAAAACGGACATCGGCAGACATAACGCACTAGATAAAATATATGGTTACTGCCTCAAACATTCGATTTCAATGGAAGACAAGGTCATCGTATTTAGTGGACGTATTTCTTCAGAAGTACTAATTAAAGTGGCAAAAATCAAATGCGGAGTTGTACTTTCAAAATCAGCCCCAACCGAACTATCATTGCGCCTAGCAAACGAATTAGGCATTACCGCTGTTGGATTCATCCGTAAAAAAGCCCTAAACGTTTACACAAACCCAGAACGCATCATCGGATTAGAAGGGGAAGAAATAGTACAACAGCATGCTAGCTGTGCTTTAAACTAA
- a CDS encoding MATE family efflux transporter, whose product MATEKNHYQDQSLFSITWPLFIEISLHMSMGIMATLILSSYSDNAVAGVGVANQIMNIFILVFNVTAIGATILIGQNLGANQLNRARQLAKSAFGMNVWVGIVMTTLVVSLSGVFLKFYGLTGEVYDFAYTYLTITGLSLFLEAMSLAISAVLRSYGHTKETMIVTVIMNVISIFGFFIAIKGWFGLPITGVAGVAYSIFVARVFIIVALFYFVYKKLNLRLYFKDAIVINKSDVKELLTIGVPSAGENLSYQFSQVAITGFIALLGDASLAARMYIFNISMLCFLFTIAIAQGTQLLIARYIGARNVDRALKRGIRTLKIAMIVSTVFSLAVALIGEPILTVFTNDPAIIAVALPVLWAIVFIEPGRAMNIVLMGSLKSVGDVRFPVVIGVICMWGVAVLFSYLFGITLGMGLLGVWLAQGLDEWIRGIFALKRWISKRWSKATSLRKVS is encoded by the coding sequence TTGGCCACAGAAAAAAATCACTATCAAGATCAATCACTTTTTAGCATCACATGGCCTCTTTTCATTGAAATATCTCTGCATATGAGTATGGGAATTATGGCTACTTTAATTTTGAGTAGTTATTCTGATAACGCCGTTGCTGGCGTCGGTGTAGCCAATCAAATTATGAACATATTTATATTAGTATTTAATGTTACTGCCATCGGAGCCACTATTTTGATTGGCCAAAACTTAGGTGCCAATCAATTGAATCGTGCCCGTCAACTTGCAAAATCAGCCTTTGGAATGAATGTTTGGGTAGGTATCGTCATGACGACCCTTGTCGTTTCACTGAGTGGTGTGTTTTTAAAATTTTACGGGCTAACCGGTGAGGTTTATGACTTTGCTTATACTTATCTTACCATTACAGGATTATCCCTTTTCCTTGAAGCAATGTCTTTAGCAATAAGTGCTGTTTTAAGAAGCTATGGACATACAAAAGAAACGATGATTGTTACGGTCATAATGAATGTTATTAGTATATTTGGTTTCTTTATTGCCATTAAGGGTTGGTTTGGTCTCCCTATTACAGGCGTTGCTGGTGTTGCCTATTCTATATTTGTCGCGAGAGTCTTTATTATTGTCGCCCTATTTTATTTTGTTTATAAAAAGCTAAATCTTAGACTTTATTTTAAAGATGCGATCGTCATCAACAAATCGGATGTGAAAGAACTCCTAACAATTGGTGTACCATCTGCGGGAGAGAATCTTTCCTATCAATTTTCTCAAGTTGCTATAACAGGTTTTATTGCATTGCTCGGGGATGCATCCTTGGCAGCCCGTATGTATATTTTCAATATCTCCATGCTCTGTTTTCTTTTTACGATTGCGATTGCCCAAGGGACACAGCTTTTGATTGCCCGTTATATTGGCGCTAGAAACGTTGATCGAGCTTTAAAACGAGGGATTAGGACTTTAAAAATAGCAATGATCGTTTCAACCGTTTTTTCACTTGCTGTAGCGTTAATTGGCGAGCCAATTTTGACTGTTTTTACAAATGATCCGGCAATTATTGCCGTCGCTCTTCCAGTTCTATGGGCCATCGTATTTATAGAACCCGGTCGAGCCATGAACATTGTTCTTATGGGGTCGTTAAAATCAGTTGGAGATGTCAGATTTCCTGTTGTCATTGGTGTGATTTGTATGTGGGGAGTAGCTGTTCTCTTTAGTTACCTTTTTGGAATTACACTCGGTATGGGACTATTAGGAGTTTGGCTGGCGCAAGGACTTGATGAATGGATTCGTGGAATTTTTGCATTAAAACGCTGGATATCTAAGCGTTGGTCGAAAGCAACAAGCTTGCGAAAGGTTAGTTGA
- a CDS encoding DUF2294 domain-containing protein has protein sequence MAKNLEHQFSMLVREIRKEYVGNGPKEISTRFTGNWAISEMRGNLTNVEKFMITSEQGKQMVHQARTKMVKEIYKKPEVVAKFEHLIGARVLRLFSDINIDQDIAMTVFVFDESVDLNAK, from the coding sequence ATGGCAAAAAACTTAGAACACCAATTTAGTATGCTTGTTCGGGAGATCAGAAAAGAGTATGTTGGTAATGGGCCAAAGGAAATTAGCACTCGTTTTACCGGAAACTGGGCCATTAGTGAAATGAGAGGAAATTTGACCAATGTTGAAAAGTTTATGATTACCTCGGAACAAGGCAAACAAATGGTTCATCAGGCACGGACAAAAATGGTAAAGGAAATCTATAAAAAGCCAGAAGTAGTGGCAAAGTTTGAACATTTAATCGGAGCAAGGGTGCTGCGGCTTTTTTCGGATATTAATATTGATCAAGATATTGCGATGACGGTTTTTGTTTTCGATGAATCCGTTGATTTAAATGCAAAATAA